The proteins below are encoded in one region of Methylophilales bacterium:
- the lplT gene encoding lysophospholipid transporter LplT: protein MQQTHFNIDSKKGFYPYLSAQFLSALADNALLFAAIALLAEMNAPTWHQPLLLQFFVLAYILLAPFVGAFADSRPKGQVMFLSNGIKLFGCLAMFFGMEPLYAYGIVGIGAATYSPAKYGILTELLPKEYLVAANGWVEGLTVAAIILGAIVGGLLAKFDVQMAILIIAVLYLLAAIFNRYIPILPINHKIKSKNPWSLLKDFYFSFAKLAKDRLGQLSLAVTTLFWGAGATLRLVIIAWAAFALNFELDKATQLSAVVAFGVAIGSVIAARYISMKNSVKVLPLGVLMGAFVCSMVFVSSWEYAALLLLFIGIFSGMLIVPLNALLQHRGHILIGSGHSIAAQNFSENLGILILSGTYTLMVKYGLPIIGIVFIFGLFVLMAMVIASIYYSQDNK, encoded by the coding sequence ATGCAGCAGACACACTTTAATATAGATTCTAAAAAAGGTTTTTACCCCTACCTTTCCGCACAATTTTTATCCGCTTTAGCTGATAATGCATTACTTTTTGCAGCAATCGCCTTATTGGCTGAAATGAACGCACCCACATGGCATCAACCTCTTTTACTTCAATTTTTTGTTCTAGCATATATATTACTTGCCCCTTTTGTAGGTGCTTTCGCAGATTCTAGGCCCAAAGGACAGGTCATGTTTTTGTCAAATGGAATAAAGCTTTTTGGTTGTTTAGCAATGTTTTTTGGTATGGAACCTTTATATGCTTATGGAATTGTCGGTATTGGTGCTGCAACATACTCACCTGCTAAATATGGCATTTTGACAGAGTTGTTACCAAAAGAATATTTGGTTGCCGCTAATGGATGGGTAGAGGGTTTAACCGTTGCAGCAATTATTTTAGGTGCAATTGTTGGGGGTTTATTAGCAAAGTTTGATGTGCAAATGGCTATCTTAATTATTGCGGTTTTATATCTTTTGGCAGCAATTTTCAACCGCTATATTCCTATCCTTCCAATCAACCATAAAATAAAATCAAAGAACCCTTGGTCTTTATTAAAAGATTTTTATTTTTCTTTTGCTAAACTTGCCAAAGACCGCTTGGGACAACTTTCACTTGCTGTAACTACGCTTTTTTGGGGAGCTGGCGCAACGTTAAGATTAGTCATTATTGCATGGGCAGCTTTTGCCCTAAACTTTGAGCTTGATAAAGCAACCCAACTTTCTGCGGTTGTTGCATTCGGTGTTGCCATCGGTTCTGTCATTGCTGCTCGCTACATATCAATGAAAAATTCAGTTAAGGTTCTTCCTCTCGGCGTATTGATGGGAGCATTTGTTTGTTCGATGGTATTTGTTTCAAGTTGGGAATATGCAGCCCTTTTACTTCTATTTATTGGTATTTTTAGCGGCATGCTCATCGTTCCACTTAATGCGCTTCTTCAACATAGAGGTCATATTTTGATTGGCTCGGGACACTCAATTGCAGCTCAAAACTTTAGTGAAAACCTAGGTATCTTAATTCTAAGTGGCACTTATACGCTTATGGTGAAATACGGCCTACCTATAATTGGAATTGTATTTATATTTGGCTTATTTGTCCTTATGGCTATGGTGATTGCAAGCATTTATTACTCACAAGATAATAAATAA
- a CDS encoding PQQ-dependent dehydrogenase, methanol/ethanol family: protein MKLNKIKLALGFVTAAAMAMPIVASAAADQEKAMKNSANWAHPRGQHDNQAYSKLTQINKGNVKNLKAAWTLSTGVNRGHEGSPLVIGNMLYVHTAFPNNVYALDLNNNQKVVWSYFPKQDPSVQAVLCCDNVNRGLGFGNGKIFLQQNDGNLVALNAKTGAKVWSTLNTDPKVGATNTNAPHVIKDKVLTGCSGAEFGVRCFIAAYNIEDGSLAWKAMSTGPDSEVLIGADFNKENPLFSALSVYEDINGGNTEGGSFKRIPNDQLQAPVADLGLKTWLKPQAVKDGWQHGGGSVWGWWPYDAKTNLVYYGTGNPSVWNPDVRPGDNKWSMTVFARDLDTGMARWGMQMTPHDEWDYDGINEVILFDKGGKTYAWHHDRNGFAYTWVASNGTLVSAEKVHPFVNWSTGIDLKSGVPQKEAAHSTHQDYNTKGTCPAALGTKDQQPAAYSPKTGLIYSPLNHVCMTYEPVESKYVAGQPWVGATLTMFAGPDGVMGGFAAYDPMTNKKVWYNKEKFSAWGGALTTASDLVFYGTLDRWFKALDAKSGKELWKFQVGSGVIGNAFTYSHKGKQHVGVLSGIGGWAGVAMNLGLTNDTDALGAAGGYKELTKYNAAPGGGALTVFAL from the coding sequence ATGAAATTAAATAAAATCAAATTAGCTCTTGGCTTTGTAACTGCTGCTGCAATGGCTATGCCTATTGTTGCTTCAGCTGCTGCTGACCAAGAAAAAGCTATGAAAAACTCAGCTAACTGGGCTCATCCTCGTGGTCAACATGACAACCAGGCTTACTCAAAGCTGACACAAATCAACAAAGGTAATGTAAAAAACCTTAAAGCAGCTTGGACACTTTCTACTGGTGTAAACCGTGGTCATGAAGGTTCTCCTCTAGTTATTGGTAACATGCTATATGTACATACAGCATTTCCAAATAACGTATATGCTTTAGACTTAAACAACAACCAAAAAGTTGTATGGTCTTACTTCCCTAAACAAGATCCTAGCGTTCAAGCAGTTCTATGTTGCGATAACGTTAACCGTGGTCTTGGTTTCGGTAACGGTAAAATCTTCCTACAACAAAACGATGGTAACCTAGTTGCTCTAAACGCAAAAACAGGTGCTAAAGTTTGGTCTACTTTAAACACAGATCCTAAAGTTGGCGCTACTAATACTAACGCTCCTCACGTGATCAAAGATAAAGTATTGACTGGTTGTTCTGGTGCTGAATTTGGTGTTCGTTGCTTTATTGCAGCATACAACATCGAAGACGGTTCACTAGCATGGAAAGCTATGTCTACTGGACCTGATTCAGAAGTACTTATCGGTGCGGACTTCAACAAAGAAAACCCATTATTTTCAGCTCTATCAGTTTATGAAGACATAAACGGTGGTAACACTGAAGGTGGTTCTTTCAAAAGAATTCCTAACGATCAACTACAAGCTCCTGTGGCAGACCTAGGTCTTAAAACTTGGTTAAAACCACAAGCAGTTAAAGATGGTTGGCAACATGGTGGTGGCTCTGTATGGGGCTGGTGGCCATATGATGCAAAAACAAACCTAGTGTACTACGGTACAGGTAACCCATCTGTTTGGAACCCAGACGTACGTCCAGGTGACAACAAATGGTCTATGACAGTTTTTGCTCGTGACCTAGATACAGGTATGGCACGTTGGGGCATGCAAATGACTCCACATGACGAATGGGATTATGACGGTATTAACGAAGTTATCCTATTTGATAAAGGTGGAAAAACTTATGCATGGCACCATGACAGAAACGGATTTGCATACACTTGGGTAGCTAGTAACGGTACTTTAGTTTCAGCTGAAAAAGTGCATCCATTCGTTAACTGGTCAACTGGTATTGATCTTAAATCTGGTGTGCCACAAAAAGAAGCTGCACATTCAACACACCAAGATTACAACACTAAAGGTACATGTCCAGCTGCTCTTGGTACTAAAGACCAACAGCCTGCTGCATACTCACCTAAAACTGGCTTAATATACTCACCACTTAACCACGTATGTATGACATACGAACCAGTTGAGTCTAAGTATGTTGCAGGTCAGCCTTGGGTTGGTGCGACACTTACTATGTTTGCTGGTCCTGACGGCGTAATGGGCGGTTTTGCTGCTTATGACCCAATGACTAACAAAAAAGTATGGTACAACAAAGAGAAATTCTCTGCTTGGGGTGGTGCTTTAACTACTGCTTCAGACTTAGTTTTCTACGGTACTTTAGATCGTTGGTTCAAAGCTCTTGACGCGAAAAGCGGTAAAGAACTTTGGAAATTCCAAGTTGGTTCAGGTGTGATTGGTAATGCATTCACATACTCACACAAAGGTAAACAACACGTTGGTGTCCTATCAGGCATCGGTGGTTGGGCTGGTGTGGCTATGAACCTTGGTCTAACAAATGACACAGACGCACTTGGTGCTGCTGGTGGTTATAAAGAACTAACAAAATACAACGCGGCTCCTGGCGGCGGTGCATTAACAGTATTTGCTCTATAA
- a CDS encoding tetratricopeptide repeat protein: MKKISQTEIQNLMALHQRGLDDDLINKATSLVREYPEEIILFNLLGISFERKGSLKNAAKAYKSALKINPNIPEMNFNLGAILFSENKVEEAIKFYEKSIQLNNSFPEAHFNLGIAFQSAGRFDDAIQCYQKAIQIQPGFFEAITNMGTIKQLQGHLDEAADFFRKSLSIREDGRGHYNLANVLRNQGNLSTSINHYRKAIELGSGEAEFYSDLGDALWHEGNISEANRFLRMAVEVDSQHPRANYQLAVFLYDNNALEEAINYFKVSKFEDWQERILYCLYKSKQFDLFKEEFANIEHSKHNSPFLATLSGHYAKNYNEVDTYKFCPQPLDFVSHQSIPCLLEDNEALRLQLLEDINNADINDRKQSRLFYGTQSAGNLFKRNESSFKVLELGLKEAISKYYDLYKNEDCEFIKSFPKQIEFSSSWFVKMQSGGHLTSHIHEDGWISGAIYLSIPKKTKTQDEGAIELSTHGDDYPIINDDFPKKVIKPKEGDVIFFPSSVFHRTIPFESDEERICIAFDLKPS, encoded by the coding sequence ATGAAAAAAATTTCGCAAACAGAGATACAAAACTTAATGGCGCTTCATCAAAGGGGTCTGGATGACGATTTAATCAATAAAGCGACCTCTCTAGTAAGGGAATACCCAGAAGAAATTATCTTATTTAATTTATTGGGGATTAGTTTTGAGAGAAAGGGCTCTCTTAAAAATGCAGCAAAAGCCTATAAGAGCGCTTTAAAAATAAACCCAAATATTCCTGAAATGAATTTCAACTTAGGGGCTATTCTTTTTTCTGAAAATAAAGTTGAAGAAGCGATTAAATTTTATGAAAAATCAATTCAACTAAATAATAGTTTCCCTGAGGCACATTTTAACTTAGGGATTGCTTTTCAGAGTGCTGGACGATTTGATGACGCCATTCAGTGCTATCAAAAAGCAATTCAAATACAACCTGGATTTTTTGAAGCAATTACGAATATGGGAACAATAAAGCAGCTTCAAGGACATCTTGATGAGGCAGCAGATTTTTTTAGAAAGTCGTTAAGTATTCGAGAGGATGGGAGGGGGCACTATAATCTTGCAAATGTGTTGAGAAACCAAGGTAATCTGTCCACATCAATAAATCATTATCGTAAAGCGATTGAGCTTGGCTCAGGGGAGGCAGAATTCTATTCTGATCTTGGAGATGCGCTATGGCACGAAGGAAATATTTCGGAAGCCAATCGTTTTTTAAGAATGGCAGTTGAAGTTGACTCACAGCACCCAAGAGCAAATTATCAGTTAGCAGTCTTTTTATATGATAACAATGCCCTTGAAGAGGCTATTAATTATTTTAAAGTTTCTAAGTTCGAGGATTGGCAAGAGAGAATCCTTTATTGTCTTTATAAATCAAAGCAATTTGATTTGTTTAAAGAAGAGTTTGCTAATATTGAGCATTCAAAACATAACTCCCCTTTCTTAGCAACACTCTCTGGGCACTACGCGAAAAACTATAATGAGGTAGATACATATAAATTTTGTCCCCAACCTCTAGATTTTGTATCACATCAATCCATACCTTGTTTGTTAGAAGATAATGAAGCACTTAGGCTTCAGTTACTAGAAGACATTAATAATGCGGATATCAATGATCGCAAACAAAGTCGTTTATTTTATGGAACGCAATCAGCTGGAAATTTATTCAAAAGAAATGAGAGCTCTTTTAAGGTATTAGAATTAGGCCTTAAAGAGGCTATTAGCAAATATTACGATCTTTATAAAAATGAGGACTGTGAATTTATTAAATCATTTCCAAAGCAAATTGAATTTAGTAGCTCTTGGTTTGTAAAGATGCAATCGGGCGGACATTTAACATCACACATACATGAAGATGGATGGATCAGTGGGGCAATTTATTTATCCATCCCTAAAAAAACTAAAACTCAAGATGAGGGAGCCATTGAGCTTAGTACTCATGGGGACGACTACCCAATTATAAATGATGACTTCCCTAAAAAAGTGATTAAACCCAAAGAAGGTGATGTAATCTTCTTTCCTTCATCTGTTTTTCACAGAACAATTCCTTTTGAGTCTGATGAAGAAAGAATTTGTATTGCGTTTGATCTTAAACCGTCATAG
- a CDS encoding quinoprotein dehydrogenase-associated putative ABC transporter substrate-binding protein, with product MFKNLSRSLFILLISFSVHAADTIAVNPDMGKPGEPTRVPKDDEFKVCADQDNLPYSNDKGEGFENKIAEVLAADLGKELSYQFWHDRFGFLRNTLNAKRCDVIIGTNTTYDALDTTKPYYRAGHVWIYRKDSGYDISSWDSPDLKKGVIGLVDKSPVTQALSANGLMANARPYRIQRDLTRSPGEPVEDVVSGKIDVAIMWGPLGGYYAKQSDVDLVVVEIPEYAEGNSRLQGKTYWNISAGVRKREVERREMVEGAIFRNLDKIYAIMDEYGIPHTEPIFVDRLDGYKRHKK from the coding sequence ATGTTTAAAAATTTATCACGAAGTCTATTTATATTGTTAATAAGCTTCTCAGTTCATGCGGCAGACACTATTGCTGTGAATCCAGATATGGGAAAACCTGGAGAACCAACCAGGGTGCCAAAGGATGATGAATTTAAGGTTTGTGCTGATCAAGATAATCTACCTTATTCCAATGATAAGGGGGAAGGTTTTGAAAATAAAATTGCTGAAGTCTTAGCAGCAGACTTAGGTAAGGAATTAAGCTATCAATTTTGGCATGATCGGTTCGGATTTTTGAGAAATACATTAAATGCTAAGCGATGTGATGTAATTATCGGAACAAATACGACTTATGATGCACTAGATACAACTAAACCTTATTACCGTGCTGGGCATGTTTGGATATACCGTAAAGATAGCGGGTATGACATAAGTAGCTGGGACTCACCTGATTTAAAAAAAGGGGTAATTGGTTTAGTTGATAAAAGTCCTGTTACACAGGCCCTCAGTGCTAATGGTCTGATGGCTAATGCGAGGCCTTATAGGATACAACGAGATCTTACTAGATCTCCTGGAGAACCAGTAGAGGATGTAGTAAGTGGAAAAATTGATGTTGCAATAATGTGGGGTCCGTTAGGTGGTTATTATGCAAAGCAATCAGATGTGGATTTGGTTGTCGTTGAGATTCCAGAATATGCTGAAGGAAATTCAAGGCTTCAAGGAAAAACTTACTGGAACATATCAGCAGGTGTTAGAAAAAGAGAAGTTGAAAGAAGAGAGATGGTTGAAGGTGCGATTTTTAGAAATCTAGATAAGATTTATGCAATCATGGATGAGTATGGAATTCCGCATACGGAACCCATCTTTGTTGATAGATTAGATGGTTATAAGAGACACAAAAAATAA
- a CDS encoding YihY/virulence factor BrkB family protein → MLQKILNLLRDKRGAKYFTFKEVLDGCIRHNFIALNASIAFFTLFAMVPLILLIFFILSQWLANSDFALSQLEIVTSRLLPQISDQLLSEVIDISTKQLSWGLILFGILFLATTPLTQALRLSFIQILGLTKKNTYLKNKLKDIFSVVAIMFFFFAYIFIDLYLQKTTLLVNEYVPIFKYSIVTFSLSLILMTLIMTIFFKFFMPTRIKKMHLILGGLITSLLWFTLNDAFGFFISLSQPLGYFYGSLRNLFISLIWLYLNTGAILIGAELIAALHKQELLILKQLFLLKNIHRHPIINKLMMLYGKRYKKNKVIFSEGSQDNDLYFVIEGEVEIKRSKEVIFTVNPGEYFGEHALLHKNPRLMSATICSDWARLIRIKDIKVREMLAEDPKIAQIFMFNMAEKLQKLL, encoded by the coding sequence ATGCTTCAAAAAATTTTAAATTTATTAAGGGACAAAAGAGGAGCAAAATATTTTACGTTTAAAGAGGTTCTTGATGGCTGTATTAGGCACAACTTTATCGCACTAAATGCTTCAATTGCTTTTTTTACTTTGTTTGCAATGGTGCCCTTAATCCTACTCATATTTTTTATTTTAAGTCAGTGGCTTGCAAATTCAGATTTTGCGTTATCTCAACTTGAAATTGTGACCTCAAGACTTCTCCCTCAAATTAGCGACCAACTTCTCTCCGAGGTTATCGATATCTCAACAAAACAACTATCTTGGGGTTTAATCTTATTCGGTATTCTTTTTCTTGCAACGACTCCCCTGACCCAGGCCCTTCGGTTGAGCTTCATACAGATATTAGGTTTAACAAAAAAAAATACATATTTAAAAAATAAACTGAAAGATATTTTTTCTGTGGTCGCCATTATGTTTTTTTTCTTTGCCTATATTTTTATAGACCTATATCTTCAAAAAACAACTTTATTGGTTAATGAATATGTCCCTATATTTAAATACAGTATCGTCACATTCTCATTATCGTTAATCTTAATGACGCTAATCATGACTATATTTTTTAAATTTTTTATGCCAACACGTATAAAAAAAATGCACCTAATACTTGGTGGGCTAATAACCAGTTTGCTGTGGTTTACCTTAAACGATGCTTTTGGATTCTTTATTAGCTTAAGTCAGCCACTAGGTTACTTCTACGGTAGTTTGAGAAATTTATTTATTTCATTGATATGGCTCTATCTAAACACGGGAGCCATACTTATCGGTGCTGAATTGATCGCTGCACTTCATAAACAAGAATTACTGATATTAAAACAATTATTCTTACTAAAAAATATTCATAGACACCCCATAATTAATAAATTAATGATGCTGTATGGTAAAAGATATAAGAAAAATAAAGTTATTTTTAGTGAGGGCTCTCAAGATAACGATTTATATTTTGTGATTGAAGGCGAAGTTGAAATAAAAAGAAGTAAGGAAGTCATCTTTACCGTCAATCCCGGTGAATATTTTGGTGAACATGCTTTATTACATAAAAACCCTCGTTTAATGTCAGCAACCATTTGTTCTGATTGGGCAAGATTAATTAGGATCAAGGATATTAAAGTAAGAGAGATGTTAGCCGAAGATCCAAAGATTGCTCAAATATTTATGTTCAACATGGCAGAAAAATTACAAAAGCTTCTATGA
- a CDS encoding NAD(P)/FAD-dependent oxidoreductase: MENNELHKILIVGGGAGGLELATKLGNSLGKKKKAEITLIDAKKTHIWKPLLHEIAAGSINPHKDELDYLAQGFWHGFKFRLGRMDNLDREKKEVSLEPYFDNQGNEIISRRTFKYDTLVMSIGSTVNDFSVSGAAEFSIALDNQNQAELFHNRLHNAIVKAQTQNSKIQPGQLEVVIVGAGATGVELAAELHKATREMTAYGLENIDPDKDININLIEASPRLLPALPLRISQAVSDELKKLKVNLFLGERVTEVTSDGIKTHKDREILSSLVVWAAGIKAPDFLVNIAGLETNNINQLKVKSTLQTTLDENIFAFGDCAACPITPGAIENVPPRAQAAHQQASLLYKSIKKVVSGKNKLPNYVYKDYGSLVNLGRYSTVGNLMGSILGGSMFIEGLIAKMMYLSLYQMHLVALHGFASTLFRFLGKLVSQRTETRVKLH; this comes from the coding sequence ATGGAAAATAATGAATTACATAAAATTTTAATTGTAGGTGGCGGAGCTGGAGGATTGGAGCTCGCTACTAAACTGGGTAATTCGCTTGGTAAAAAGAAAAAAGCGGAAATTACACTCATTGATGCAAAAAAAACACATATATGGAAGCCACTTTTACATGAAATTGCAGCGGGGAGTATTAATCCACATAAAGATGAATTAGATTATTTAGCTCAAGGGTTTTGGCATGGATTTAAATTTCGTTTAGGTAGAATGGACAATTTAGATCGTGAGAAAAAAGAAGTATCACTTGAACCTTATTTTGACAACCAAGGTAATGAAATCATATCTAGAAGAACTTTCAAGTATGACACTTTAGTAATGTCAATTGGAAGCACTGTCAATGATTTTTCTGTTAGCGGAGCAGCTGAATTTTCAATTGCACTTGATAATCAGAACCAAGCAGAGCTCTTCCATAATCGTTTGCACAATGCCATTGTTAAAGCGCAAACACAAAATTCAAAAATTCAACCTGGTCAACTTGAAGTAGTTATCGTAGGAGCAGGTGCCACGGGCGTAGAGCTTGCCGCAGAGCTACATAAAGCAACAAGAGAAATGACTGCTTATGGATTAGAGAATATTGATCCAGATAAGGATATTAATATTAACTTAATTGAGGCTAGCCCAAGACTTTTACCTGCACTTCCACTGAGAATAAGCCAGGCTGTTTCAGATGAATTAAAAAAATTAAAAGTTAATTTATTTTTAGGAGAGCGCGTAACTGAGGTGACCTCTGATGGAATTAAAACTCACAAAGATAGAGAAATTTTATCCAGTCTCGTTGTATGGGCGGCTGGAATAAAGGCACCAGATTTCCTAGTAAATATCGCAGGTCTTGAAACGAACAACATTAATCAATTAAAAGTAAAATCAACATTGCAAACTACATTAGATGAAAATATTTTTGCATTTGGTGATTGTGCTGCCTGTCCAATTACACCGGGTGCAATTGAGAATGTTCCTCCCAGAGCACAAGCTGCCCATCAACAAGCTTCACTGTTATATAAATCAATCAAAAAAGTCGTTAGCGGTAAAAATAAACTTCCTAATTATGTCTATAAAGACTACGGGTCACTTGTGAACCTTGGGCGATATTCTACAGTAGGAAATTTAATGGGCTCAATTTTAGGTGGGAGTATGTTTATTGAAGGCTTGATAGCAAAAATGATGTATCTTTCGCTTTATCAAATGCATCTAGTTGCACTTCATGGGTTTGCAAGTACTTTATTTAGGTTTTTAGGAAAATTAGTTAGTCAAAGAACAGAGACTAGAGTCAAATTGCACTAA
- the pip gene encoding prolyl aminopeptidase — protein MSNTNNRALYPEIHPYKESFIKGDDTHEIFIEESGNPDGQPILFLHGGPGGGTGSKQRRFFDPSYYRIILFDQRGCGKSKPLGETKKNTTDSLVNDIELIRKELNIKSWILFGGSWGSTLALAYAIKHSELVQGLILRGVFLSRKHELDWFLKDVDIFFPELHHNLLKHIPNTSKKNLLEKYTELVFSNNKSCAYKAAISWNQFEGSILKLLPPAISSETTEIDNEFELARAKVQLHFINNNCFVDGEDILEKSKILKDIPITIIQGRYDMVCPPKTAYELHQAIPKSKLIIIPDAGHSASEAGTLSSLLDATDEFKTIVS, from the coding sequence ATGTCCAATACAAATAATAGAGCACTTTATCCAGAAATCCATCCATATAAAGAATCATTTATTAAGGGAGACGATACACACGAGATTTTTATCGAGGAGTCAGGAAACCCTGATGGACAGCCTATCCTTTTTTTACATGGAGGCCCAGGCGGCGGAACGGGTTCTAAGCAAAGGAGGTTTTTTGATCCTAGCTATTACCGAATCATATTATTTGATCAAAGAGGTTGTGGAAAAAGTAAACCCCTAGGTGAGACAAAAAAAAATACAACTGATAGCCTGGTAAATGATATTGAGCTAATAAGAAAAGAGTTGAATATCAAGAGCTGGATTCTTTTTGGAGGCTCATGGGGAAGCACACTCGCATTAGCATATGCAATAAAACATTCTGAATTGGTTCAAGGATTAATATTAAGGGGTGTTTTTTTAAGCAGAAAACATGAACTAGATTGGTTCTTAAAAGATGTTGATATATTTTTCCCTGAGCTTCACCATAATCTTTTAAAGCATATTCCAAATACGAGTAAGAAGAATTTATTAGAGAAATATACTGAGTTAGTTTTTTCAAACAATAAAAGTTGCGCATACAAGGCAGCAATTTCTTGGAATCAATTTGAGGGAAGTATTTTAAAATTATTACCCCCTGCCATAAGTTCAGAAACTACTGAGATAGACAATGAATTTGAGCTTGCTCGTGCAAAAGTGCAGCTCCACTTTATAAATAATAATTGTTTTGTTGACGGCGAGGATATATTAGAGAAATCAAAAATACTTAAGGATATACCCATCACCATAATTCAAGGGCGTTATGACATGGTATGTCCTCCAAAAACAGCTTATGAGCTCCATCAAGCAATCCCTAAGAGTAAACTTATTATTATTCCAGATGCTGGACATTCTGCTTCAGAAGCAGGGACATTAAGTTCACTCTTAGATGCAACTGACGAATTTAAAACAATCGTCTCTTAA
- a CDS encoding c-type cytochrome produces MSINKIVASALVGAAVSFSGFAQADVVFTKTTDGTKFEITDPKAFGDTKKKDNVKTAAEIEFLKTGKNIYVGDAKAEKRGKKRFGYWSCTQCHGPTAKGQVGPGLVGPTFKYPKDATNLGMFETVWFGTNGGMGGKGYGVMAPDDGMTVDELLKTIAWVRTNGKGLTGNEEVK; encoded by the coding sequence ATGTCAATTAACAAAATAGTCGCTTCTGCACTTGTTGGCGCAGCAGTAAGTTTTTCAGGTTTTGCTCAAGCGGATGTTGTATTTACGAAAACAACAGATGGTACAAAATTTGAGATAACAGACCCGAAAGCATTCGGTGATACAAAGAAAAAAGATAATGTAAAGACAGCAGCTGAAATAGAGTTCCTCAAGACAGGAAAAAATATCTATGTCGGTGATGCCAAAGCTGAAAAAAGAGGTAAGAAAAGATTTGGTTATTGGTCATGTACACAATGTCATGGACCAACAGCAAAAGGACAGGTTGGACCTGGTTTAGTTGGACCGACTTTTAAATACCCTAAAGATGCTACCAACTTAGGTATGTTTGAGACAGTATGGTTTGGAACAAATGGTGGTATGGGCGGTAAAGGTTATGGTGTTATGGCTCCTGATGATGGTATGACGGTTGATGAGTTATTAAAAACAATCGCTTGGGTCAGAACAAATGGTAAAGGTTTAACTGGTAATGAGGAAGTTAAATAA